In Thermodesulfobacteriota bacterium, the genomic window CACCGCCGGAGGTATGAAGGGTTTTTGCCAGGCGAACGCCATACTCACCTTGAAGGAGTACCTTCTCGACACGGCGAGTAACGGCAGGGGTGAAGCGCTCGAAAAGGCGCTCGACCTTGCCATGGACGAGATAAAAGACCCGGCCATGAGGCAGGAGGTCCTGAAGAAGGTTAAGGAGATTGAAGAGGGCAAGAGGGACCTCTACTTTTAGAAGAATGCGGGTTATGGAAATAAATGGAAATTAGAGTGAACGGAGAGGTAATGGAAGCAGGGGAGGGGGCCACGATCGATTCGCTCCTCACCGGGCTTGGTATAAGGCGGGACGGCATGGCCGTGGAGCTTAATCGTGAGATAGTCCCGCGCGGACGCTACGCCGAGACCGCGCTCGCTGACGGCGACGCCGTGGAGGTCGTACGCATGGTCGGCGGGGGCTGAACGAAAACCATCATACGGAGGAGATAGAGAGGAGATAGAGATGACGGACACGTTCAAGATAGGCAAGTGGGAGTTCACCTCCCGCCTTATGGTAGGGACGGGCAAGTACGCCACCAACGAGCAGATGAAGGAGGCACTCGAGGCCTCGGGCGCCGAGGTGGTGACGGTGGCGGTGAGGAGGGTGAACCTCGACCGGAGTAGCGAGTCGCTTCTCGACCACATAGACACCTCCCGCTACACGCTTCTCCCCAATACGGCCGCCTGCTACACGGCCGAAGAGGCCATACGTACGGCACGGCTCGCCAGAGAAGCGCTCTCAACGGAGCTCATTA contains:
- a CDS encoding [FeFe] hydrogenase H-cluster radical SAM maturase HydG (in Escherichia coli this enzyme functions in thiamine biosynthesis along with thiFSGI and IscS; with ThiFSG catalyzes the formation of thiazole phosphate from tyrosine, cysteine and 1-deoxy-D-xylulose-5-phosphate; forms a complex with ThiG; contains an iron-sulfur center; in Thermotoga this enzyme has an extra C-terminal domain), which produces TAGGMKGFCQANAILTLKEYLLDTASNGRGEALEKALDLAMDEIKDPAMRQEVLKKVKEIEEGKRDLYF
- the thiS gene encoding sulfur carrier protein ThiS; this translates as MEIRVNGEVMEAGEGATIDSLLTGLGIRRDGMAVELNREIVPRGRYAETALADGDAVEVVRMVGGG